A genomic region of Anopheles coustani chromosome 3, idAnoCousDA_361_x.2, whole genome shotgun sequence contains the following coding sequences:
- the LOC131259538 gene encoding sodium/potassium/calcium exchanger 3-like: MVTPGTKIVHERSFCGIRNRRVRLAFLLRVLFVLCLGSVYVLNLALVPASSDTRGARSRINDGAPLARRLLTLPQSEVELLDLVNGTLVPEFTTEVPTYETTLVPEAVGNGTNETSGEPPREERNCTPAAIFEFPSDGFTREDRRHGWIIVHLVIACYCFWLLAIVCDDYFVPAIELMCKKLQVKEDVAGATFMAAASSSPELFINCVGTFVTKGDLGVGAVVGSAVFNILAVPAVCGLLGGQVVQLRWWPVTRDSMMYGIAVIGLIGVLYDGRVMWYEATILVSAYVLYIAAMYCNDTINRFMSKTFRRKSYIRPYTEVTEISPLLSNGGNGKSAATGAKNGTNAQHACDSDASDDSFEEYELATSPWNHRDDSLFPFICRWPITFILWTTIPDCRRYPKLRLVTFFACIFWIGITSYFVAFLITVVGDTIDIPDSVMGLTFLAAGTSVPEAVSSIIVTNQGHGEMGISNSIGSNTFDILLCLGLPWLIKALAFPAVPGEQWVSLNSSGLTYAAIALLSTLCGLYLAFWCNRFKLDWKVGLTCLSMYIGFLTMSSLIELNVFFPVNLPTCPH, encoded by the exons ATGGTAACACCTGGGACTAAAATCGTGCACGAAAGATCGTTCTGTGGTATTCGCAATCGAAGGGTACGACTGGCGTTTCTGCTGCGCGTCCTGTTTGTACTGTGCCTGGGCTCGGTGTATGTGCTCAATCTTGCCCTAGTTCCGGCGAGCAGTGATACCCGTGGTGCTCGAAGCAGAATCAATGATGGCGCACCACTTGCACGACGACTCTTAACGTTGCCTCAGAGCGAGGTGGAGTTACTGGATCTCGTTAACGGAACGCTAGTACCGGAGTTTACCACCGAGGTGCCAACGTACGAAACCACCCTTGTGCCGGAAGCTGTCGGTAACGGGACGAACGAAACTTCCGGTGAACCACCGCGGGAAGAGCGCAACTGCACACCGGCCGCCATCTTTGAGTTTCCGTCGGATGGGTTTACGCGCGAAGATCGACGCCACGGGTGGATAATAGTGCACCTTGTCATCGCCTGCTACTGCTTTTGGTTGCTAGCCATCGTGTGCGATGACTACTTTGTTCCGGCGATCGAGTTGATGTGCAAAA AGCTGCAGGTGAAAGAAGATGTCGCGGGCGCTACATTCATGGCGGCGGCCTCGTCCAGCCCGGAGCTGTTTATCAACTGCGTCGGAACGTTCGTTACCAAGGGTGATCTTGGTGTAGGTGCCGTCGTTGGTTCGGCCGTGTTCAACATTCTTGCCGTTCCGGCCGTCTGCGGTCTACTGGGTGGACAG GTTGTGCAGCTAAGATGGTGGCCTGTGACCCGCGATTCCATGATGTACGGGATCGCCGTGATCGGTTTGATCGGGGTCCTGTACGACGGACGTGTGATGTGGTACGAAGCCACGATCCTTGTGTCAGCATACGTGCTGTACATCGCTG CAATGTACTGCAACGATACTATCAATCGTTTTATGTCGAAAACCTTCCGCCGGAAATCTTACATTCGCCCGTACACGGAAGTAACGGAAATCTCTCCCCTCCTGTCCAATGGAGGGAACGGAAAGTCCGCGGCCACCGGGGCCAAGAATGGTACCAACGCGCAGCATGCCTGCGATAGTGATGCAAGCGATGACAGCTTCGAGGAGTACG AACTCGCGACCTCACCGTGGAACCACCGGGATGACAGCCTGTTTCCATTCATCTGCCGCTGGCCAATCACCTTCATCCTGTGGACGACGATTCCGGACTGCCGGCGCTATCCTAAGCTGCGCCTGGTGACGTTCTTCGCGTGCATTTTCTGGATCGGCATTACGTCCTACTTTGTGGCGTTCCTCATAACCGTTGTTG GTGACACTATTGACATTCCGGACTCGGTGATGGGCCTGACGTTCCTGGCGGCCGGTACCAGCGTCCCGGAGGCCGTTTCCAGCATTATCGTCACCAACCAGGGGCATGGTGAGATGGGCATCAGCAACTCTATCGGTTCGAATACCTTCGACATCCTGCTCTGCCTTGGGCTACCGTGGCTGATCAAGGCGCTCGCGTTTCCGGCGGTACCGGGCGAACAGTGGGTTTCGCTTAACTCGTCCGGGCTCACGTACGCGGCTATTGCCCTCCTATCAACACTGTGCGGTCTCTATCTGGCCTTCTGGTGCAATCGCTTCAAGCTCGACTGGAAGGTGGGCTTGACCTGCCTGTCGATGTACATTGGCTTTCTGACTATGTCCAGCTTGATTGAGCTGAACGTGTTCTTCCCAGTGAATCTTCCAACTTGTCCACACTGA
- the LOC131259533 gene encoding sodium/potassium/calcium exchanger 3-like has translation MTLFGHRLRTVGGLVLLFPVVMSMVVIDSNYYDTDHLNISTDETYDTTATTVVYHPLPDNTSIHLTLDERIELEKVTWHWYPWRRINYEVLPDGKAVEVECEENSALDDLPDDIFTQEQRLQGAIVLHFVGAIYFFTIVAYVCSEYFLPSVECICEDLNLTQDVAAATFMAVASTMPEFFTNTISTFIAESDMGLGTVMGSLLFNTLGVAGLAGLATKAPVQLDWWPLTRDSIVFSAHVALLIGFAWDGRIYWYEAMVFFILFFVYFVLMFQNKRLMKVAKKYIEVKWNLCARVIKNIEEDERIAAEAQIQQNIATIPNMARKTLDKPAFRASTASILSEQMAETKMKMGELQLTARHVVEDPGEYDDMTLWKISSETWYRAVWWWYSWPMRFITFFTIPNPARIRRLYPLTFIMCIVYLAGCAFMTFWLLSIIGYTFDIPESVMGLTFLAFGGCMPEAVSAVLVIRSGSGAMGVSNAMGANSLAILFSLGLPWFIRTLADGGSGTNAYLVIASYGLQYSIIALFGAIWILYLVIYVAVYKLRKTVGIALFLAYAIIVTFMILNELDIIIPSGDEC, from the exons ATGACACTTTTCGGTCACCGTCTACGGACGGTCGGTGGATTGGTGCTTTTATTTCCCGTCGTAATGTCCATGGTGGTGATAGATAGTAATTATTATGATACTGATCACTTAA ATATTTCAACGGACGAAACGTATGACACAACGGCGACAACGGTCGTCTACCATCCACTCCCGGACAACACCAGCATACACCTAACGCTGGACGAAAGGATAGAGCTCGAAAAGGTCACCTGGCACTGGTATCCCTGGCGGAGGATCAACTATGAGGTGCTGCCCGATGGGAAAGCGGTCGAAGTGGAATGTGAAGAGAATTCGGCCCTAGACGATCTACCAGATGATATTTTCACGC AGGAACAACGACTGCAGGGTGCGATCGTGTTACATTTCGTCGGCGCGATCTACTTCTTTACCATTGTGGCGTACGTTTGCAGCGAATACTTCCTGCCATCGGTTGAGTGTATCTGCGAGGATTTGAATCTGACACAG GATGTAGCTGCCGCCACGTTCATGGCCGTCGCCTCAACGATGCCGGAGTTTTTCACCAACACCATCAGCACGTTCATTGCCGAGTCGGACATGGGCCTGGGCACGGTAATGGGTTCGCTACTCTTCAACACACTCGGCGTAGCAGGGCTGGCCGGTTTGGCTACAAAAGCG CCCGTCCAACTCGACTGGTGGCCGCTGACGCGCGACTCGATCGTGTTCTCGGCGCACGTCGCCCTCCTGATCGGGTTCGCCTGGGACGGTCGGATCTACTGGTACGAGGCAATGGTGTTCTTTATCCTGTTCTTCGTCTACTTCGTGCTGATGTTCCAGAACAAACGGCTGATGAAGGTGGCCAAGAAGTACATCGAGGTGAAGTGGAACTTGTGCGCGCGGGTAATCAAGAACATCGAGGAGGACGAACGCATCGCGGCGGAGGCACAGATACAGCAGAACATCGCCACCATTCCGAACATGGCCCGCAAGACGCTCGACAAGCCGGCGTTCCGTGCGTCCACCGCCTCGATTCTGTCCGAGCAGATGGCCGAGACGAAGATGAAGATGGGCGAGCTGCAGC TGACCGCACGCCACGTCGTGGAAGATCCAGGCGAGTACGACGATATGACGCTATGGAAGATCTCCTCGGAAACGTGGTATCGGGCGGTATGGTGGTGGTACAGCTGGCCGATGCGTTTCATCACCTTCTTCACCATCCCAAACCCGGCCCGAATCCGGCGGCTATATCCGCTGACGTTCATCATGTGTATCGTTTATCTGGCCGGGTGCGCTTTCATGACGTTCTGGTTACTCTCGATTATCGGCTATACGTTCGACATCCCGGAGTCGGTGATGGGTCTGACGTTTCTGGCGTTCGGAGGCTGCATGCCGGAAGCCGTTTCGGCCGTGCTGGTCATCCGCTCCGGCAGTGGAGCGATGGGCGTCTCGAACGCAATGGGAGCCAACTCGCTGGCGATTCTGTTCTCGCTCGGACTTCCCTGGTTCATCCGAACGTTGGCAGATGGTGGCAGCGGGACCAACGCTTATCTAGTGATCGCCTCGTACGGCCTGCAGTACTCGATCATTGCGCTGTTTGGTGCGATCTGGATTCTGTACCTGGTGATCTATGTGGCGGTGTACAAACTGCGGAAAACTGTTGGAATCGCACTGTTCCTTGCGTATGCCATCATCGTCACGTTCATGATCCTGAACGAGCTGGACATAATCATTCCTTCAGGCGATGAGTGCTAG